One window from the genome of Bdellovibrio sp. NC01 encodes:
- a CDS encoding ABC transporter substrate-binding protein, giving the protein MAFAAASSADTLKTVIGENMSLPWYSPGSKGEPKGITPEYLRALEKKLGKKIEILVLPKYRIREYYKNNLIDFNCYTNPQWAGSATKNFQWSHPLFTVTNLIVSNNGTVASLDSLKGQTIGTVLKYNYPKLTKKFSSREIIRDDATNEEANIVKLENDRFKYAVVDGHHLAYYLRSNPNSKINPNGLLLEEIPVSCWIRKGSELKLEDLNTAIDQIKSEGILEKIFQKYR; this is encoded by the coding sequence ATGGCTTTCGCAGCAGCATCTTCAGCAGACACTTTAAAGACGGTCATCGGCGAAAACATGTCTTTACCGTGGTATTCTCCAGGAAGCAAAGGTGAGCCTAAAGGTATTACTCCAGAATACTTGCGTGCCCTGGAAAAAAAGCTCGGCAAGAAAATAGAGATTTTGGTTCTGCCGAAATATCGAATTCGCGAGTATTATAAAAACAATCTCATCGACTTTAATTGCTACACAAATCCCCAGTGGGCAGGATCTGCTACCAAAAATTTTCAGTGGTCACATCCACTATTTACCGTAACTAACCTGATTGTTTCGAATAACGGGACTGTTGCCTCTCTGGATTCTTTGAAAGGCCAAACGATTGGAACCGTCCTCAAATACAATTACCCCAAGTTAACCAAGAAATTTTCGTCCAGAGAAATCATTCGTGATGATGCCACAAATGAAGAAGCAAACATTGTAAAGTTGGAAAACGACCGTTTTAAATATGCGGTCGTCGACGGCCATCATCTGGCTTACTATCTTCGCAGTAACCCGAACTCCAAAATCAACCCTAATGGCCTTCTCCTTGAAGAAATTCCCGTCAGTTGCTGGATCAGAAAAGGATCTGAACTCAAACTTGAAGACCTGAATACAGCCATTGATCAAATTAAAAGCGAAGGTATCTTAGAAAAGATATTTCAAAAATACCGATAG
- a CDS encoding TIGR02147 family protein translates to MTVQQFMQIQLLRRQEKNAKFSLRSFARLLDTDPSSLSKVLNGLRIPSEETVEKWINKLKLSPEEASALRDAARGSNSFNPLACEFFESTYSWVHPILLEAMKLPDSHTRHDQLASLFGMTVEQVREIIDFLLTNKILSKNPIGEGYVSSNLTTIPIPYTTALRRNLQKKYLQLAIDAVEEVAFEKRDHSTLTVAIHSDDIPAIRDIIREAQSKINRISEKRKDQVNQVYNFSSAFYPVIEESKK, encoded by the coding sequence ATGACTGTTCAGCAATTTATGCAAATTCAACTTTTGCGTCGCCAAGAAAAGAACGCCAAGTTTTCATTGCGATCCTTCGCGCGCTTACTCGATACCGATCCTAGTTCGCTTTCGAAAGTTTTAAATGGTTTGCGGATTCCATCGGAAGAAACCGTCGAAAAGTGGATCAACAAACTTAAGCTGTCTCCAGAAGAGGCCTCAGCTCTTCGCGATGCGGCTCGCGGCTCGAACAGTTTCAATCCTTTAGCTTGTGAATTCTTTGAATCAACTTACAGCTGGGTGCACCCCATTTTATTGGAAGCAATGAAGCTACCAGATTCACACACAAGACATGATCAACTTGCAAGTTTATTTGGAATGACGGTCGAACAGGTTCGCGAAATCATTGATTTCCTATTGACGAATAAAATTCTGAGTAAAAATCCGATTGGTGAAGGATACGTTTCTTCAAACCTTACGACTATTCCTATTCCCTACACGACCGCGTTAAGAAGAAATCTTCAAAAAAAATACCTACAACTTGCAATTGATGCAGTCGAAGAAGTCGCTTTCGAAAAAAGGGATCACAGCACGTTGACTGTGGCGATCCACTCTGACGATATTCCCGCAATACGCGATATTATTCGAGAAGCGCAAAGTAAGATCAATCGAATCTCTGAAAAAAGAAAAGATCAGGTTAATCAAGTTTACAACTTTAGTTCTGCGTTCTATCCGGTCATTGAGGAGTCTAAAAAATGA
- a CDS encoding KH domain-containing protein, giving the protein MSSRVHLPGTEISNTFISSHSQEDIRKDIGSLLKTILQRIVRNPNDVMVTYLIGDRTTVYSVAVHLDDYGYLLGRKGATINSLRSIARAMLARHEIRAVVDAPHTPFNGNQDDSY; this is encoded by the coding sequence ATGTCATCACGAGTTCATTTACCTGGCACAGAAATTTCAAATACTTTTATTTCCTCCCACTCGCAGGAAGACATCCGCAAAGACATAGGTTCTTTACTTAAAACCATTTTGCAAAGAATCGTCAGAAATCCAAATGACGTCATGGTGACATATTTAATTGGTGACCGCACAACTGTCTACAGCGTCGCGGTTCACCTCGATGACTACGGTTATCTCCTTGGCCGAAAAGGTGCGACTATTAATAGCCTTAGATCCATCGCGCGAGCCATGTTGGCGCGTCATGAAATTCGTGCCGTAGTGGATGCACCTCACACACCTTTTAATGGCAATCAAGACGACAGTTACTGA
- a CDS encoding outer membrane beta-barrel protein codes for MKKWFLIAALFVGYSSHSQAAIMIDPYIGYEMGSGTDKSVDSGFSTKAINVGARLGWLTDSGTTFVGVDYNTLFDGSVDYEGDSRDAFNKSIIMATALYNFQNNPYRIYAGVGVDSWTIKNDNHSKLSGMAYKVGLGYTRYKPVTINFEYIVESFNKASDDTNSDVDAKVSNNVMMLNVSWPIKF; via the coding sequence ATGAAAAAATGGTTCCTTATCGCGGCTTTATTCGTTGGTTATTCTTCTCACTCTCAAGCAGCAATTATGATTGACCCCTACATCGGTTACGAGATGGGCAGCGGGACAGATAAAAGTGTCGACAGTGGATTTTCAACGAAAGCTATCAACGTCGGTGCACGTTTGGGTTGGCTGACGGATTCAGGAACAACTTTCGTGGGTGTTGATTACAATACTCTTTTTGATGGTAGCGTCGATTACGAAGGTGACTCGCGCGATGCTTTTAACAAGTCCATCATCATGGCAACAGCACTTTATAATTTTCAGAACAATCCTTACCGCATCTATGCGGGAGTCGGTGTTGACTCGTGGACTATTAAGAATGACAACCATTCAAAGTTGTCGGGCATGGCATACAAGGTTGGTTTAGGATATACCCGCTACAAACCAGTCACGATCAATTTTGAATATATCGTAGAGTCTTTCAATAAGGCTTCAGACGATACAAATTCAGACGTTGATGCGAAGGTTTCGAACAACGTCATGATGTTGAACGTATCTTGGCCTATTAAGTTCTAA
- a CDS encoding methyl-accepting chemotaxis protein, which translates to MSLGKKLVGLGIGMSLVSIFVAVLAYWGQARTQKKYEEVARGVLDDVITTDAAFLAFKQARISIRTLGIEGVTPAQEEQAKKETLQAVAEVDMELKKFERPDLIPGEKELVASLQKNWEHFKGVGGNILKYQKEGTPESRKAMVGIFFKECPESAQTFMNDIMALRGFLTNQQKVWVAQARETAESNNQTLLIVSILGVSAGLAMSILFAGKLSKSLLNVSEDLAQGSERVSTASQQIASTAATLSQSSSSQAASLEETVATLEELTSMVRLNTDNAKQAASLASATRDVAIKGESEIKTLISSIQGIAADSKKIAEITTVIDDIAFQTNLLALNAAVEAARAGEQGKGFAVVAEAVRNLAQRSSESAKVIATLINDSVGKIENGANQASVGGKVLEEIVTSIRKVSDLNSEIATASEEQSSGIVQISQVMNQLDQVTQQNASASQESAASAEELSEQSKSLKDGVATLTSVVTGSNSGSMAA; encoded by the coding sequence ATGAGTCTCGGAAAAAAATTAGTAGGTTTGGGAATTGGGATGAGTTTGGTTTCGATCTTCGTAGCAGTTCTTGCTTATTGGGGGCAAGCGCGCACGCAAAAGAAATACGAGGAAGTAGCTCGTGGCGTATTAGATGATGTGATCACAACCGACGCGGCTTTCTTGGCCTTTAAGCAAGCGCGTATCTCTATTCGTACACTAGGAATTGAAGGCGTAACGCCAGCGCAAGAAGAACAAGCAAAGAAAGAAACTCTTCAAGCCGTGGCAGAAGTCGATATGGAGCTTAAAAAATTTGAGCGCCCTGACTTGATTCCCGGCGAAAAAGAACTTGTCGCTTCTTTACAAAAAAATTGGGAACACTTCAAAGGTGTTGGTGGCAATATTTTAAAATATCAAAAGGAAGGAACACCTGAAAGTCGTAAGGCTATGGTTGGAATCTTCTTTAAAGAGTGTCCCGAGTCGGCTCAGACCTTCATGAACGACATTATGGCCTTAAGAGGCTTTTTGACGAACCAACAAAAAGTTTGGGTGGCGCAAGCGCGTGAAACGGCAGAATCCAACAATCAGACATTGTTGATCGTATCCATCCTTGGTGTTTCAGCGGGACTTGCGATGAGCATCCTTTTCGCAGGCAAACTTTCAAAAAGTCTTTTAAATGTCAGCGAAGATTTGGCGCAAGGATCAGAACGAGTCTCAACGGCTTCGCAACAGATTGCCTCGACAGCTGCGACATTGTCACAATCATCAAGCAGTCAGGCAGCATCCCTTGAAGAAACAGTGGCGACGCTTGAAGAGCTGACTTCAATGGTTCGTCTGAATACAGATAATGCGAAACAAGCAGCTTCATTAGCAAGTGCGACTCGTGATGTAGCAATCAAAGGTGAATCAGAAATTAAAACTTTGATCAGCTCGATCCAAGGGATCGCAGCAGATTCCAAGAAGATCGCGGAAATCACAACGGTCATCGATGATATTGCCTTCCAAACAAACTTGTTAGCACTGAATGCCGCCGTAGAGGCAGCTCGAGCCGGTGAGCAAGGAAAAGGCTTTGCGGTCGTTGCCGAAGCGGTTCGCAATCTTGCACAACGAAGTTCAGAATCCGCTAAGGTCATCGCGACATTGATTAATGATAGCGTTGGTAAAATTGAAAATGGCGCGAATCAAGCGTCTGTCGGTGGTAAAGTTCTAGAAGAAATTGTCACTTCGATTCGTAAAGTTTCTGATTTGAACAGCGAAATTGCGACGGCCAGTGAAGAGCAGTCTTCAGGGATCGTGCAAATCAGCCAGGTCATGAATCAATTAGATCAAGTGACTCAGCAAAATGCTTCTGCTTCACAAGAATCAGCGGCTTCTGCCGAAGAACTTTCAGAGCAATCAAAATCTTTGAAAGATGGAGTGGCGACTTTAACGTCTGTGGTAACCGGATCAAATTCCGGTTCCATGGCTGCCTAG
- a CDS encoding carboxylesterase/lipase family protein, which produces MRIQILLTSVLTFLFSPSLHAFGPSVQFASGKAQGQTQEGVESFLGIPYAAPPIGVNRWKAPRPVQSWSGTLKADHFSDACPQRGNFFANVPAEQFGQFVGNEDCLYLNLWRPSDIREQGKKLPVVFWIHGGSNFKGTSSDPMYDGTYVAKRSNVVFISVNYRLGMLGAFASDAFAEENKLDRSGNYVTLDLIQALKWVRDNVEQFGGDPANVTIMGQSAGCMNVWGLLQSPLSKDLYHKAVCSSGLPNAYPQIFAKARGLKFIENLVIQAGLVEDESKAEALVKNKDKKWLKEFLYSRTAEELVMAQDYTIPIQHIVDGEVIPHGFEALALGNYQQVPIILGSTLDDGTYLIGGEYLKPSAVELWGWMQAPETAPKSPQDFVTIDFDHFQTMTKAGSIAIQTTVHNIYLNSKLHNSNSYLYSFEWKETPSPWKDVFGAVHGLDAVFYLGNFDTVHPNFARFAWCEDNRESRENLREKMSTYFTKFFYTGDPGWTSPITFK; this is translated from the coding sequence ATGCGCATTCAAATTTTGCTTACGTCCGTCCTGACTTTTTTATTTTCACCATCACTTCATGCTTTTGGGCCCTCCGTTCAATTTGCTTCAGGCAAAGCGCAGGGGCAGACGCAGGAAGGTGTTGAAAGCTTCCTGGGTATTCCTTACGCTGCACCTCCTATTGGTGTGAATCGCTGGAAGGCTCCGCGTCCCGTTCAATCTTGGAGTGGAACATTGAAGGCGGATCATTTTTCTGATGCTTGTCCTCAACGTGGAAACTTTTTTGCGAATGTGCCGGCCGAACAATTCGGGCAGTTCGTTGGTAATGAAGACTGTCTTTATTTAAACTTGTGGCGTCCTTCCGATATTCGTGAACAGGGAAAAAAACTTCCCGTGGTTTTTTGGATTCATGGTGGTTCAAACTTTAAGGGCACTTCATCAGACCCCATGTATGACGGAACTTACGTTGCTAAAAGATCTAATGTTGTCTTTATTAGTGTGAACTATCGTTTAGGAATGCTCGGCGCGTTTGCGTCCGATGCCTTCGCAGAAGAAAATAAACTGGATCGTTCGGGCAACTATGTGACTTTGGATTTGATCCAAGCTTTGAAATGGGTGCGTGATAACGTTGAGCAATTCGGAGGTGATCCAGCGAATGTCACAATCATGGGGCAGTCAGCAGGTTGCATGAATGTGTGGGGCTTATTGCAATCGCCGTTATCTAAAGATCTCTATCACAAAGCGGTGTGTTCGTCGGGGCTGCCGAATGCCTATCCGCAAATTTTCGCCAAAGCGCGCGGTTTAAAGTTTATTGAAAATCTTGTGATTCAGGCGGGTTTAGTCGAAGACGAAAGCAAAGCCGAAGCTTTGGTAAAGAATAAAGACAAAAAGTGGCTGAAAGAATTCCTTTATTCGCGCACAGCGGAAGAACTTGTGATGGCGCAAGATTATACAATTCCGATTCAACATATCGTTGATGGCGAAGTGATTCCTCACGGCTTTGAAGCTTTGGCCTTAGGCAATTATCAACAGGTGCCTATTATCTTAGGTTCGACATTAGATGACGGAACTTATTTAATCGGTGGTGAGTATTTAAAACCCTCTGCCGTTGAATTGTGGGGATGGATGCAGGCACCGGAAACTGCACCGAAATCTCCACAAGATTTTGTGACGATAGACTTCGACCACTTTCAAACTATGACGAAAGCGGGTTCGATTGCTATTCAAACAACTGTTCATAATATTTATCTGAACTCAAAACTTCATAACTCGAATTCTTATTTGTATTCATTTGAATGGAAGGAAACGCCATCGCCCTGGAAAGACGTATTCGGCGCGGTTCATGGTTTAGATGCGGTTTTCTATTTAGGAAATTTTGATACGGTACATCCGAACTTTGCACGCTTTGCGTGGTGTGAAGACAATCGTGAATCACGCGAGAATCTGCGCGAAAAGATGAGTACGTACTTCACAAAGTTTTTTTATACAGGCGATCCAGGTTGGACAAGCCCGATAACTTTTAAATAG
- a CDS encoding efflux RND transporter permease subunit, which yields MINKIIHFSVYNRVLVLIFTVMLAIAGIYAFQHLPIDAVPDITNNQVQINTTIEGLAPEEIERSITFPVESSMRGISGVMEVRSITRFGLSQVTVVFKDAVDVYRARQMVTERLQGVLNELPKGAEAKLGPISTGLGEIFQYTLDFKKPATDPQERLKQMMEIKAVQDWFVKPRLLTVEGVAEINTTGGYEKQYHVQPDIRKMASYGIHFEEIVESLEKANKNVGGGYISQTSEQFLVQGVGLFKSAKDIEKVPVKQLDSFRVIRIGDIAKVQLGKELRTGAATHNGRETVLGTVMMLLGENSRTVSTRVKEKVDEIQKTLPADIEMTTVYNRSDLVNATLGTVEHNLLMGATLVIVVLFLLIGNIRAAVITAITIPLSLLATFLIMKPLGISGNLMSLGALDFGIIVDGTVILIDNCVRYIHEQSKKMGRKLTREEVQHAVYEAAVEVRVAAGFGELIVIAVFLPIFALVGVEGKMFAPMAATFAIAVACALVLSFTTAPALASLILQGNAEDKEPKFMHWLREAYQPVFEIAYRFKKATLVGAVFAVVIGGYLFATRGAEFLPQLSEGSYAFHMIRPVNISLDQSIAFQEKADVIVKQFPEVDHVFSRIGTSEVATDPMGVNISDTYIMLKDRSEWPKANDGKKHTYESLVNALVARLERELPGQNYLASQPIQMRFNELLEGTRADVSIKIFGPDLAKNMDLAKQVQQLVAKVPGAGDVEVDLAGTSPVLKVEPQEEALRRYGANISDVLTTVAIAVGGQESGYLYENERKFPIVVRLSDDERSNLETIRSLPVALGNNATASLSNLATSKFAETFGSINREDSNRRSAVLVNLRGRDTESFVNEAQALVERELKLPQGYYLQWGGNFKNLQEARARLLVLTPMALVLVLLMIYAAFRSVGQTVLIFSCVPFALVGGVIGLIANGLPFSISAGVGFIALSGIAVLNGVVLVNYFNQLRQEGKTGKELVMQGTLIRLRPVLMTALVAVFGFLPMMLSTGVGAEVQRPLASVVIGGIVSSTILTLIVLPILYSIFEKKFVGRVAH from the coding sequence ATGATAAATAAAATAATTCATTTCTCAGTCTATAATAGAGTTCTGGTTCTGATCTTTACGGTGATGTTAGCGATTGCAGGGATTTACGCATTTCAACATCTGCCCATTGATGCGGTTCCAGATATCACAAACAATCAAGTGCAAATTAATACAACGATTGAAGGACTTGCGCCGGAAGAAATCGAACGCTCGATTACGTTCCCGGTGGAATCTTCAATGCGCGGTATTTCAGGTGTCATGGAGGTCCGTTCGATCACGCGCTTTGGTCTGTCACAAGTGACGGTGGTCTTTAAAGATGCTGTCGATGTCTATCGCGCACGCCAAATGGTGACCGAGCGTTTGCAAGGTGTGCTTAATGAATTACCGAAAGGAGCGGAAGCGAAATTAGGACCGATCTCGACCGGGCTAGGTGAAATATTCCAGTACACCCTTGATTTCAAAAAGCCTGCGACGGATCCGCAAGAGCGTTTAAAACAAATGATGGAAATTAAAGCGGTGCAAGATTGGTTTGTAAAACCGCGCTTGTTAACCGTTGAAGGTGTGGCGGAAATCAATACGACTGGCGGGTATGAAAAACAGTATCACGTGCAGCCGGATATTCGCAAAATGGCGTCGTATGGAATTCATTTCGAAGAGATTGTTGAGTCTTTAGAAAAGGCCAATAAGAACGTCGGTGGTGGATATATCTCGCAAACGTCTGAACAATTTCTGGTGCAAGGTGTGGGTTTATTTAAATCTGCAAAAGACATCGAAAAAGTTCCAGTCAAACAATTAGATTCATTTCGAGTGATTCGTATTGGTGATATTGCAAAGGTTCAGTTAGGAAAAGAGTTACGCACGGGGGCTGCGACTCACAATGGACGTGAAACGGTGCTTGGCACAGTGATGATGTTGTTAGGTGAAAACAGTCGCACTGTTTCGACTCGGGTAAAAGAGAAAGTTGATGAAATTCAAAAAACTCTTCCTGCTGATATTGAGATGACGACGGTGTACAATCGCTCTGATCTTGTGAATGCGACCCTTGGTACGGTTGAACATAACTTGTTAATGGGTGCGACGTTGGTCATCGTGGTGTTATTCCTATTGATAGGAAACATTCGGGCTGCGGTTATTACCGCGATCACGATTCCGCTTTCTTTACTGGCGACATTCTTAATCATGAAGCCACTGGGTATTTCTGGAAATTTGATGAGCTTAGGCGCTTTGGATTTCGGGATTATCGTCGATGGCACAGTTATCCTGATTGATAATTGCGTTCGCTATATTCATGAACAAAGTAAAAAGATGGGCCGTAAATTAACACGTGAAGAAGTGCAACACGCCGTCTATGAAGCGGCCGTTGAAGTTCGTGTTGCTGCGGGTTTTGGTGAATTGATCGTTATTGCCGTGTTCTTACCCATTTTTGCATTGGTCGGAGTTGAAGGAAAAATGTTTGCACCGATGGCTGCAACATTTGCAATTGCCGTGGCCTGTGCCTTGGTATTGTCATTTACGACGGCGCCAGCATTGGCATCTTTGATTCTGCAAGGTAACGCCGAAGATAAAGAACCAAAGTTCATGCACTGGTTGCGTGAAGCTTATCAACCCGTTTTTGAAATCGCCTATCGCTTTAAGAAAGCAACCTTGGTGGGAGCAGTCTTCGCGGTTGTGATTGGTGGTTATTTATTTGCGACTCGCGGTGCGGAGTTCTTGCCGCAGTTAAGTGAAGGCTCTTATGCCTTTCATATGATTCGTCCAGTGAACATAAGCTTGGATCAGTCCATCGCATTTCAGGAAAAGGCTGATGTGATCGTAAAACAGTTCCCTGAAGTGGATCATGTGTTTTCACGCATTGGTACAAGTGAAGTTGCGACGGACCCAATGGGGGTAAATATCTCTGATACTTACATCATGTTGAAGGATCGTTCCGAATGGCCGAAAGCGAATGATGGAAAAAAACACACCTATGAAAGTTTAGTCAATGCGTTGGTCGCACGTTTGGAAAGAGAATTGCCGGGACAAAATTATTTGGCCTCTCAACCAATTCAAATGCGCTTCAACGAATTGTTAGAAGGGACTCGTGCCGACGTATCGATTAAGATCTTCGGACCGGATCTTGCCAAAAACATGGATTTGGCAAAACAAGTGCAGCAGCTTGTCGCTAAAGTTCCGGGCGCTGGGGACGTCGAAGTTGACTTAGCGGGCACAAGTCCCGTTTTGAAAGTGGAGCCCCAAGAAGAAGCACTTCGTCGCTATGGTGCTAACATTTCTGACGTCTTAACAACGGTTGCAATTGCAGTGGGTGGTCAAGAAAGTGGATATCTTTATGAAAACGAAAGAAAGTTTCCGATTGTTGTTCGCTTGAGTGATGACGAACGTTCTAATTTGGAAACGATTCGGTCGTTGCCGGTCGCATTGGGGAATAATGCAACGGCATCACTTTCAAATCTTGCGACATCGAAGTTTGCAGAAACTTTCGGAAGTATTAATCGTGAAGATTCGAATCGTCGTTCGGCGGTTCTGGTCAATCTTCGTGGTCGCGATACTGAAAGTTTTGTGAATGAAGCGCAAGCACTGGTCGAAAGGGAACTGAAGCTGCCACAGGGATATTACCTACAATGGGGCGGCAACTTCAAAAACTTGCAGGAAGCTCGTGCGCGATTGTTGGTATTAACGCCAATGGCTTTGGTTTTGGTGTTGTTAATGATCTATGCAGCGTTCCGCAGTGTAGGACAGACAGTGCTGATCTTTTCGTGTGTCCCGTTTGCACTTGTCGGTGGCGTGATTGGCCTGATTGCGAATGGTCTGCCATTTAGTATTTCTGCAGGTGTTGGTTTTATCGCTCTGTCGGGCATCGCGGTCCTTAATGGCGTCGTATTGGTCAATTACTTCAATCAACTTCGCCAAGAGGGAAAAACAGGCAAAGAGCTGGTGATGCAAGGGACGTTGATTCGTCTTCGCCCTGTACTGATGACGGCATTGGTGGCGGTCTTTGGTTTCTTGCCAATGATGCTTTCAACAGGAGTGGGAGCAGAGGTGCAGAGGCCTCTGGCTTCAGTCGTTATCGGTGGCATCGTATCATCGACTATTTTGACTCTGATTGTTTTGCCGATTTTGTATTCCATTTTTGAAAAGAAATTTGTCGGGCGCGTAGCGCATTAG
- a CDS encoding TolC family protein: MSFLVKAVLVLACALMGARVQAATACESVQNYQQVLTCAEQKSPDVLEQEALVRQKSAVVDAVTQLRNPELGVQSITGSVNSETRTETDVSLAFPVELGGKRAARKEVSEAELSRAQSALLLQKQTVRKMTLLKLLRLRQITSELELIDESSQTFTKLVKQYESRPALSPEQQVTLTVFRIARGEYSFKRMEYDEELTSLEAYFKIATGLPLEKIKQVLPPKITKWPIVRASHDDLAKSPLLASHLADVQSAQGELNQAKGESWPTMMIGPSAKFTSEGGQDLQQWGANLSMPIPVFNVNGAGRTAAAVGLKAAEQKRDLQLQQLEAQREGLRKSYAKAIEVFALTPNESSLSDKHKKIEGLFMKGVVSSPLIIEAHRSLVDFEKLRNERELHAVETYLDIQMIDGEAVELAL, encoded by the coding sequence ATGTCTTTTTTAGTGAAGGCTGTGCTGGTGCTTGCGTGTGCGCTTATGGGTGCACGTGTGCAAGCGGCTACAGCTTGTGAGTCAGTCCAAAATTATCAGCAAGTTTTAACTTGTGCGGAACAGAAGTCACCCGATGTTCTTGAGCAAGAAGCATTAGTTCGTCAGAAGTCGGCGGTGGTCGATGCGGTCACGCAGTTACGCAATCCAGAATTGGGTGTGCAAAGTATCACGGGATCTGTGAACTCTGAAACGCGAACTGAAACCGATGTGTCACTGGCATTTCCTGTCGAGCTCGGCGGCAAGCGAGCTGCCCGTAAGGAAGTTTCAGAAGCGGAGCTTAGTAGGGCGCAATCTGCATTGCTTTTGCAAAAGCAAACGGTGCGCAAGATGACGTTGTTAAAGTTGTTGCGTCTTCGTCAGATAACTTCTGAATTGGAGTTAATCGACGAGTCGTCGCAAACGTTCACCAAGCTTGTGAAACAATACGAATCAAGACCCGCATTGTCGCCAGAACAACAAGTGACTTTGACGGTATTTCGTATCGCTAGGGGCGAATATAGTTTTAAACGCATGGAATACGATGAAGAACTGACTTCTTTAGAAGCGTATTTCAAAATTGCCACAGGTTTGCCGCTTGAGAAAATCAAACAAGTTCTGCCGCCCAAAATAACAAAGTGGCCGATCGTGCGCGCGTCCCATGACGATTTAGCTAAATCTCCATTGCTAGCAAGTCACTTGGCTGATGTGCAAAGTGCACAAGGTGAATTAAATCAGGCCAAAGGCGAGTCGTGGCCTACGATGATGATCGGTCCTTCTGCAAAGTTTACTTCTGAAGGTGGACAGGATCTGCAACAGTGGGGCGCAAATTTAAGTATGCCCATTCCTGTGTTTAACGTGAACGGGGCAGGACGCACGGCTGCCGCAGTTGGTTTGAAAGCGGCAGAACAGAAACGCGATTTGCAACTGCAGCAGTTGGAAGCGCAGCGCGAAGGTTTAAGAAAATCCTACGCGAAAGCTATCGAAGTTTTTGCACTAACGCCGAATGAAAGCTCTTTATCCGACAAGCATAAAAAAATTGAAGGTCTATTTATGAAAGGTGTGGTTTCAAGTCCATTGATTATTGAGGCTCATCGTTCGCTGGTGGATTTCGAAAAACTTCGCAACGAACGTGAATTGCATGCGGTCGAAACCTATTTGGATATTCAAATGATTGACGGTGAAGCGGTGGAGTTGGCGTTATGA
- a CDS encoding CBS domain-containing protein produces MKVKEVMRPRADVINADHTVEEAAKMMAKGDYGSLPVEREDKMVGMITDRDIVVRVVARGLDPADTKVSECMTEGINYCYDDDDVAVVGQSMISFKIRRMPVINRSKRLIGMLSLGDIANRAQNKNLSHDILSHVSH; encoded by the coding sequence ATGAAAGTCAAAGAAGTCATGAGACCACGCGCTGACGTTATCAATGCGGATCACACCGTTGAAGAAGCCGCAAAAATGATGGCCAAAGGTGATTACGGATCTTTGCCTGTAGAGCGGGAAGATAAAATGGTAGGCATGATCACCGATCGCGATATTGTCGTTCGCGTCGTTGCGCGCGGCCTTGATCCCGCAGATACAAAAGTTTCTGAGTGCATGACCGAAGGAATTAATTATTGCTACGACGACGATGATGTTGCAGTTGTCGGACAGTCGATGATTTCCTTCAAAATTCGTCGCATGCCGGTTATTAACAGAAGCAAACGATTGATCGGAATGCTCAGTCTTGGTGATATCGCCAATCGTGCGCAAAATAAAAATCTGTCACACGATATCTTGTCTCACGTTTCTCATTAG
- a CDS encoding membrane lipoprotein lipid attachment site-containing protein, which yields MKKLTLFIVAALVVTGCSSKKKREEQVLKDQNVTTTLSKEESLGSDTSIGVDEDGHVMHMDKTQLSEYLQNLKYETFKEYEALYGIREYSSKGLAGQVDACNKKASQKKYGGDGTAPKRVDRSDVLNTELLSEWKNFNKNKTSTDTNAKVEVGYNERGQVTAVTKENLLETVDRFQDYRKTLAQKRTELEQSLAACEAKIEDAQ from the coding sequence ATGAAAAAGTTAACTCTATTTATCGTTGCGGCATTAGTTGTTACTGGTTGTTCAAGTAAAAAGAAACGCGAAGAACAAGTACTGAAAGATCAAAACGTTACGACAACTCTTTCTAAAGAAGAAAGTCTTGGTAGCGACACTTCGATCGGCGTTGATGAAGACGGCCATGTCATGCACATGGATAAAACTCAATTGTCTGAATACTTGCAAAACTTGAAGTATGAAACTTTCAAAGAGTATGAAGCTCTGTATGGTATTCGTGAATATTCAAGCAAAGGTTTGGCTGGCCAAGTCGATGCTTGCAATAAAAAAGCGAGCCAAAAGAAATATGGCGGCGACGGCACAGCTCCTAAGCGTGTTGATCGTAGCGATGTTTTGAATACAGAACTTCTTTCTGAATGGAAGAACTTCAATAAAAACAAAACAAGCACGGACACGAACGCTAAAGTTGAAGTCGGCTACAATGAAAGAGGTCAAGTGACAGCAGTCACAAAAGAAAACCTGCTGGAAACTGTTGATCGCTTCCAAGATTACAGAAAAACTTTGGCGCAGAAGCGTACAGAGCTTGAACAATCCCTAGCTGCCTGCGAAGCTAAAATAGAAGACGCGCAGTAA